The window GACGAACAAGCTAGAGGTGTCGTGTCAGAACTTCTATGGCTCCTGCTCTTGCTTCTTCATTGGCTGGTGAAATAAAGATTCATCTGGTAGAAGAATCAGGAGTGGGGAAGAAGGAGAAGCAGTGGCTTGGCTGAGCACCTTATATAGGACTCCAAGCCTTATTATCAATATATGTGGAGCAGCAGTGGCACCTGATAGGAGAGAAATGATTGGCCAAATTATAATCTCCCATCTGCCTTCTTGGAAGATCTGTCCCACTGCTGATTCCCCCCTCCCATCCAGGGGAAAAACTGAATTACCCCATCAGGTTCCTCTCCTGTTCTGGCATTCCATGGTGGGATGTATGAGAGGAGGGGGTGATTGGGAGCATAAGGGATGTGCTCCTACAGCCTTTCCCATGCTGTGTATTCATGTGTATTTGTACACGCTCATGATTGGACAGCTATGAGCTTTCTTGGAGACATGGATCTTTTTCAAAGATCAACATTCCCATGCTCTTCTCTGGGCCATGTTCCATCACACAGGTTGATGCAATGTCATGTCACTACGTGACAACATCACTAGAATTGGTGACTCCCCCTCCTATTTTGATCTACTTTAACCATTACTCCCTCATTAcaaagacaagatgagtgaggtaatatcttgtattggaccaagttttgttggtgagagagacaaacatttgagctacacagagctctttggtctgggaaaggtattctgactgtcacagctaaatacaaggttgaacagatagtttaCTTATGCAgttcaaccttgtatttagctatgacactgagtacctttcccagaactgaaaaagagctctgtgtaactcaaaagcttgtcgcaccaacagaagttggtccaataaaagacattacctcgcccaccttgtttctctaatatcctgggaccaacactgctacaacaaaactgcattACCTCTTCATGTAATTCATGTAACTATGCAATACTACACGGTGGAGAAAATGCCTTCCTGATTTACATGCTGCAGATGCTGGGAAGTTCTCACCGCCTGCTTCAAGGTGTGAGAGTCCTGCCTCCCTGCTTTACTCtgataaaataaatgtttgtacaTGGTGGACGGACAGGCTAACAAGCAGCCCTCTTTGAATCCCTACACCTGTGACAACTACTTCTTTCTTATGGCTCTGAGCAATCTTCTCCTGGAGAGATGTCCCTATCAGGAAGAGCctgacaggacaagaagcagaaCATGTtatttcccagcatgcattgtCATGGCAGCCAGACAGTGAGAGACATGACTGGCAAAGTGAGGCAGACATGGAATCCCTCCTAGAGGAAGACCACTAAGCACTTTACCTTTGAGTTTATCCCCAAGAACTGGGTTATAGATGGATTTAGGGACTGTCTTGCTGCCTTTTGGTTTGGAGTTCTCAACTGGAGCCAGTGCTGCCAAGACCTTCTGTCTGATGGCCTCCTTTTTCTTGTCCTCCTTCTCCAGAAAGCTGAAGGGTCGCTGAGTGGAAAGGAGCAActcttttctcttctgtgttGCCACCTCCCTGCGAATCTCATTCTGCTCCATTATTTCCTGGTAGAGTGGCAAGTAGACATGGGCAGGCACCGGCTGTGCCCGGAATTGCTTCTGGCACTCTGCCTCCTCCTGACTTTGTCTTTTGTTCCTTTGTTTCTCCATCTCAAGGGATGCACGTGATTTCATCACCTGGGGCTTTTTATGAGCCTCACGCAAAGTCATCTTGAAGGGCTTGGGGATGGTGATAGTAGAGACCCAGGTAGATGCAGCAGTCTTTGGCCTCAGGTGGGACTGAGGAAGTGAGAGAGGATTTTGCTGATCCCAAGGACTGTCCAAGTTTAAGTCAGTTAAAGAACTGGACTGGCTTATGATACTAGATCTGTGGGTAGGACAAAGACATGATTATTAAAGAGGCAGTAACAAATAAAGTGATAAGAAGTCTCAAAGGGACGTGCAATAGAGAGCTACCTTCTGGCTGGGTAGAAGTGACACTTATGTACatttgtaaagtcctttgagaacctctgatcaaaagtgctatataaatgcaataTACTAGAGATCTGTATACTTTGTTGCTTATGTAGGCCAAGCTGCACACACAGCTGGGCCCCTCACCCCTTGATGCCTAGAACGTTCCCTGAAATTTTGGCATTGACCCAACACGGTATTCCAAAGTTATCAtgttacagacagacaaacagaaatgCCACTGAGTGGAGGGTTAGGCCTCACTTACTCGGCCAATATCGGTATTCAACTGGAGGCATTTCCAGGAAGATAATGAGCAGAAGGAAAATAACAGCTTTCCAATGTGTCCTACCTTGAAGCCTCATAGGGCTTGCCCTGCAGAGTCAATCGCCCGTTGTCTTGGAAGAAGTCTTCCAGTTCCTCCTTGAAGGGTTTCTGGTCACTCTCCAATTTTACCTGGTAGAGCAAGCCCAGTTCTAACAAATACTGTCTGTTTTTCATCTTGAGTGCCTGCAATGTGTCATAATACCCCTTAGCTGAGCCTGAGGCAGCTGCCATCTCCTTGCCTGCCTGGAGAAAATCCAGCTGCTCATCTGTCCTGGGCTGAGTGATACCACCAACTCTCTCTGTTTCTGGCTCAGAATCTGAAGAATCTTGAGGTGGAAACACCTAGAGAGATCAGACTGAATGTTCAGTAAAGCCATTAATAACTGTCTGACACTAATGTCTTGAGCTCTGAGAGGCAACTCCCACACACAGCCTACTGGTTGTTCTGATGCCAACTCCAGCTTAGCCAGCTGCATTCCCATTGGTGCAGGAAGGCAGAAAATATAACATAAAAGAGCTGACCTAAACTCCACAAAAACCAGAATACCCAGTGCCTCTCTAGCTCTCCCTGTCATGCAAAGGTCTTGCTGGTGGGGCTGTTTCAGTTTACACACTATAATCTATGCAACTCAGTCCTGTATGTTCTCCTCCCCACCTTCAGTTGTGTCCAGCACTTTTTGGACATAGCTGTGAATCAGGCCTATGGTACCCAATCCTGTTCCAACTGCCATTAATAGAAAAAACCTCTCATTTATAGagatgggagcaggattgagcctCTAActctcactggagtcaatggcgTCAATGGCAGCAGGAATCAACCCCAAACTATCTACAACAAAATTCATTAATAACTGTGCTTAATTacaatctgtttttccccaaatagtGCCAGGTTGGGAGTTTTAAGGAGATTTAACTATTTGGGAAACGTGGAGAGTTATGAACAAGCATTTCCGAGATAGTGGGTGACAAAGAAACAAACGTCAGGGTAATTTTTCAATGACCTGTAACACAAACACCCCTCTTCGACCTCTGGGGTGAATCTGGCAGTTGTCAGGCCATGTACATTTTCCATGCTATATTTGTAGGGAGGTTAAAATAGGTTTTATAATGGAAGCTGGCTGTAACCTTAGGGGGCAGAGGCTACATCCTCTCCATAAGGCCGACAAAGGGTCCCACTGTAGCCTTCCAAAATCGGAGCCCAACTATCCCTCCTGACCCTCAGCGATTCATTTCAGCGAGCTGCTGATGTCCAAGGTATCTGGCTAGTAAAGAGGGATGGGGGCCAGGAGGGGACAAAGCACTGACCCGTGGTGCAGGCACGGGGCGACCTGGCTTCTTCAAGTCCCCGCTTCGCCGTGGCTTTCCTGGGTGACTCCGGGCAAGTCACGTGGCCTCCCTTGACCTCAGTCCCCCGCGCAATCGGGGTAAGAGCCcctcaggggccagggcaggggaggtGCTCCGTTGCCAGGGTAACGGGACCATGGCGCTGAGGTGACTGCGTCACACAGCCCGTCAATCCCGCACGCGCCCTGAAGCCGTTACTCGGAGAGGGCAAAGAACACGCCGGTTGTTCCCATGGTAACAGCCCCCTGGTGCTCGGCTCCCTCCCTTTTCTCACCTCTCGGGTTCGGGTCCGCGCCCCGGCTCCACCCCCAGGTGACCCCATTTTGGCTCCGCTTTGGGCTCCCAGTTggctctgtagctcacgaaagcttatggtcaaataaattggttagtctctaaggtgccacaagtcctccttttctttttactgtcatCTCTGGTCCTCACGGGCTGTACCTAGCCCCGCCCCCCGGCGGGCCCTACCAGCTCATTGGTCAGTGGATACCTGTAGGCTACTCCAATTAGCGGTGTGGCCAGGCCTCTAAACCCGCCCTCTCTGTCGTCGCTGCTTCAATAGCCAATGATcgcctttcccactgctcatcgATTGGGAGGACATTCCCAGGAAGGAGTGGCTGGCCATGCACCTCGGCTGTTGGCACACGCGTTGTCATGGCGCTTGTTTTGTCACTTCCGTTTTGGGCGGGTGTTATGGTGCTGGATCCGTCACTTCCGCAGTGATGGCGGTGTGGGTGTCCGCGGGTGGATGTGGTCTCTTGTCGCCGCTTAGAGGAGGGCTCCGGGCCGGGCGGGCCGCGGTCCTGGCGTGGAGGGTCCCGGTGCGGGCTGCAGGCACCGGGCCGGTGTATGATGTGGTGGTGTCGGGCGGGGGGATGGTCGGGAGCGCTATGGCCGCGGCGCTGGGTAAGGCCTTGTCGTGCtcacctgggctgggggcgggtCGGTCCATCCTCTTTGCCGTGGGGTTAGAGCGTGTCCCGATGAGTGGCCCTGTCGGGCCCCGGTTCTGAGTGGTCGTGAATGTGATAGGAAAAGCTTCCGAGCCCAGCGGTGGTTCCCCCTCCTCCGCCCGCgggaggggcttggggcagagggaggacccTGGCTAGACTCCATCAAGACCTGGGGCTCGGCAGTGGTTTGTGGTGCCCGGGTTGAGACTCGTCCACACTCCGCTGGTAGCGTTGAAACGGTACAACGCTCCGCTCCACCTCTCAAAGCGGGTGTATGGCTATCTCTGGATACAGATGCTTATTGGGGTGTAACTTGTGTAAAGGGAGAAGGGAAGTAACCTATATGAGGAGTATAAGCGTATCTATTATAAGGATTGTGCTGATTTactgatgggggcggggggaatcacACCCATAACTCTatactgtgtgtagaccaggcctaaaatgCAGTTGCCCCTAATTTAGTTAGGGCAGTCATTACACTTCTTATGGAAAAAGCTTTCATTGAGAAGTGGCAATTTATTGTGGGTAAGAAAAGGAGAATCTCTGTTTGAAACTATACAGCAGTAGCCTACACGTTTTTACTTAattcttttttattaatttaaaaaaagtccaATATTTTAAGCCAATTCATTATCTTAATTTTTGCTCTTAAATAAGTGGGTACTTTCCAGCTGGTAGCTGGCTGTCTTCACTGGTCCTGTTtatcttccttttttttgttggggggtgggaagagataaTTGTGCTATTGTTAATATTTGGAAGTAGGGCAAGTTGAAGTatactggtgaatctggcccttaatttgaAATCTACTTATAGGTTCAAAGGGCTATGTGAGACTGGCCCTATgtgaaggggggcagggagagcctAGTCCCTATGTCCAAAATATCTCTTAAAGGCACCCTTTACATCCCTGCCTCTTCCGAGTGGTACTTCAGGGTGCAGTGGAGCTGTggcagctgtgctgcagggaggctTTCAAGTGCTGATCCCCAAAGCTCATATGCAGCCATGGAACTTTTAAAAAGCAGTAACAGTTGGGCAAAGTAACCTACCAGTAAGAACTATTCTTGATAAGTGTCCACTCTCCTTCATACTACTGAGTCATTACAGGCACTAGAACTGTTGCATGCAAATTCGCTGTAGAGGAAGAGTAGTGATTGGACAAGTTTATTTTTAAGTCAGTGACCCCATTTATGGATTTCCTGAGCCTAATTGTAGCCTATATAACCATAACAATTAAATACAGTAATAATTAATATCTTAGCTTAATTGCCACCTTATTTTTTCAAGTATAGCCTGTGCAAaagatttcaaataattttaactATGTGAAAAGTTTGAAGTGCGTGGGTTATTCCATCATTAAGATCTTTTGGGACAAAGAAAAGATGCTCACGgatgctaaatttcttaaagaaTTTGGttcttaattaattttaaatcagaaactaacagatttacttgtaaaCTTTCAGAAAATTTGTTCTGTACTCAACAAAGTAAGTGCTGTAAGTCTGGGGAGGATATGCTGTAGTTTTTCATACAAAACAGGTTGAATCCTTGCTTTAATTGCAAAACGAATCTtaaaccttaactatggagttgtGAACAGTGCCTCCATAGTATTAAATCGGTACTTACCTAGTTAGAAATATGTGTTGTGTATGCTTTTCCCTGTAGggaattttatttgtgtgtctcattgcaaaatgcatgggAGTTCTTGATatataaataaagaaatgaatttttattaaaagtatctTAATAAATGTTTGCCTATTTCAGGACATGATGTCCACTTCCGTGAGAAGAAAATCCTATTACTGGAAGCTGGCCCTAGGAAAGTGTCTGACCATTTGCCTGAGAGTTACAGTAACAGGGTCAGTTCCATCTCCCCTGGTTCAGCCACCCTTCTGAGCAGTGAGTACagttcttcttgttctttctgtgTAACACTTTAATCTGAAACTGGAAGTGGCTTTATTTTTGTGAGGTCCTTGAGAATTCTTCAGATTGGATCTGTTGTTCTTAAACTGACTTGGCTGATTCCTACTCTCCATTTCTTACTGCTGTGCATTCTGAATTGAGGTGTCTAAATCAGGCTTTTCTAGGTTAGGGGCATGACTTCTTGTTCTGGAATTCTTGTTCATTTTATATAGATTTCTGTGAGATTTCAGTGCTAGTGAAAGATCTTCAAGTGACAGCCCTAGAGTATTCtttccacagaacagatacagctTGGTTTGTGTGAAGAAAGCTTCTTTCACTGTTCCTTAGTCTATGTACTGCACCCCTGCCTTGGAGGAATTGGTTCTGCAGCATAGTTCAGTCTCTTGGGCCCATTCAGTCTTTGACTTCTCTGCTGAGAAGCCAACAAGAGGGACAGTTAGTgttgagggtggtggtggtggatttTGAGGTGTGAAGGCTTCTCCACCCCTGGGTAACTGGTCTGAGGTTTGCAGCCACAAAAAACTAATTTCACAGCGTGGTTCTGAAATAGTCTTGTATCTGCTTTCTGGTACACAGCATGGAGTTGGCTCCTCCAAACCTTTTATTCCCTTTCTTCTTGCTTTTCACAGCATGAATATTTAGGTAGGTGGGAAGATTTTAGGCTGGTTCATGCACCCTAACCCTGCTAGCTTGAAGCCATACTTATTTGTAAACTAAGTAGGGTTAGATGTGGTTAGGACGTGGATGTGTGAACTCCAAGAACAACCTAGGTACTCCAGAAAGTGGTGTTGGTAATTTGCTCTGAGTTGCTGCTGAACTAATTCTCCAGCCTGAAGCAGGGGCTCAGTGCTGCTGGAGTTACAATTATGAGAGACAACTGAGATTCTCACCATTTATCCTATGGCATCTGGGCCAAGAGCAGGGATATCTCTGGGTCCTGTCCAAATTCCAACTCTGGTAATTCTGTTCTCACTCTTGCCCTCTTTTCTACTACCTCtgacattttcatagaatcatagaatatcagggttggaagggacctcagaggtcatctagtccaaccccctgctcaaagcaggaccaatccccaatttttgccctgatccctaaatggccccctcaaggattgaactcacaaccttgggtttagcaggccagtgctcaatccactgagctatccctccccccacaatggTGCCTTTCATCACAAAGGATCCCAAATAAGTCTGGTCAAAAAACTGTAAGTATTTTCTGtaaacatttttgaatgaaacaaaaacttctttttgcagttttttatggacttttttttccaattaaaaaaaaacccaatcgaCCAAGCAAAAAAACTTTGGTTCCTCCCTTTCTTCCACTAGGAAAGGGAGGGACTAAAAATAACAAAACCCAAAAACGTATAGTATTAAAATGAGGCaatgtttttcagtttgttttgatCAAAAATTTTGAACTGTTGGACAATTTTCCAGAAAGCCATTTTtcttaacccctcccccccaccacacacacgtTGACAGAGAAAAATTCAACTAGCTCTAATCCCAAAACATTTAACAAACAGAAATCACTTCACCCATCCCTGAAACAGCCATCTTTGAAGTAGAAGGATGGACCTATTCAGCATTTGCAGAGCAACAGTACACAATGGATTAGGTTTAGAATTGAGAAGAATATGGTATCCAATTGAAACAAAAATCCCTCCTTCTGAGTACAGCACCGTTCACTTTTTGACTTCACAATAGTTGGTTGAGGAATTTCTGACTCTTGCTGTCCTTCAGTTATGGGGTCTGTAACAGATAATTTCTGCAAATCTTCCGTTATTTGTCATTTCTCTTATCTAGGCCTGGCAAGATGGTCAGTTGACTGGTTAAATATTGTCTGTTAACCTATTATTTGACCAGGGTCAAATATTCCAGCAAGAGTGTCCTGATGAAGGTGGTGGCCTACCTTCTTGACTACATCATGGTCCTAGTCTTTCATTTTTTAGAACTTAGTTTCATTatgtttcacatttttctgagttaaaataactcagttaAGTAACTTGATTGTTGTAATTAGGTATAATCTATCTAAGGCTAAGCCTATTGGAAACTTTTTGTTACTGTTTTAATAAattagtgggttttttaaaatatttgaccattttTGACTTTGATCAATTGACCAGTCAAATATTGTCAATTATTTTTGGACTGGTCAAGTGCCCAACCGTATTCATATCTTTACACAAAATATTTCACCATTGCCTCCTTAGTTATCAGATTGCATATTACAACTTTTGGGAACATGTGAGATGCAGTGGTATCCGTACCATTGATCTTCCTCCCATCTCTGATTCAGAGAATCATCCCATCAGCTCGTAATCATTTAATTTCTAGTTCACTTTGTATTTGTTTATAGAGACAGTTACGATGTCAATGCTCCTGTGCTTAATTTCATAGTATCTGTAATTTCACTTTCTGTAGCAGTACCCTCTCTCATGTCCTATTTGAACAGGGAATTTTTGAATGAAGTGAAAGTTCTCTTCCCCAGCCACTCCTGAATCTTTACCCTGAATGGTTTGTGTCCACTCTCACTTGGGGGATTCTCCTTGATGTTCCACTGTCCTTGTTACATCATCATTCTCTGCATTGAATGTAGAACTTCTCCGCCCTCTGATTCTATTCTCTAGAATGGCTTCTGAATTTTATTTCCTCCTCTGTATAGATGAAccatcccctttcctctccagatcatttatacaTTAAACACAAGTCGTGCATTGAAACGAGTTAGGTTCAACATACGGGCTGATGAAGGTGGGATAACTCAGTTTGGACAGGTGTGAAGTGGCACCGAGAGTAGGGACAAAATGACCTTCTCCAGCTCTCATGTAATGCTTATATTATCAATCATTTGCTGAACACTGTTAACATGCTCAGCACTATGACATAAAAAGGGTGACTGCACCAAGGAGCTTAAGATCTGAAGTACAACGTGCAGATGAGCACTACCCTAGATGACCAGAGTTTGGGAAATCCAGTTTGAGTGGTGTGAAAGgttatttttttctgcttccttttgatGGTGGCCATTTCACAGAACACCATGTTCTGTGGAAGTATTTGGCTGAGGGGAGGCTGGCTgatgcttggggtggggtggggggaggaaagcaTGGAGGAAGCGGCAGAAAGGAGAGTTTGAAAATGGTACAGAGGGGTAGATTAGGAGAGAGGCTTTGGAGAAGCATGGGCAACTGGAGGAAATGGGGGCTGAGATGTAAACAATGGGAGAGTCATGCAGAGTTTTGAAACCATGTGTGGAAGGCAAGAGAAAAGCAAGCAGGTGTTCATATGATCAGGGTTGCGTGGGAAAACTAGATTACATCAGGAGTTGCAGATACCAAAGTGAGAGATGACCAAGGCCTGGACAAGAATTTTAGGAAaagaaaatgatattttaaagtaGTTGTGAAGGAAAAACTGACAGGACTTGGTGCTGGCTTGGGTGGGTGGCAGGAGGAAGagtctaatgcaggggtgggcaaactttgtggccctcgggccaaaatctgggaatagaaattgtatagcgggccatgaatgctcacaaaattggggttggggtgcgggagggggtgtgggctctggttgggtgtgcgggctccggggtgtggccagaaatgaggcattcagggtgtgggaggaggctctgggcgggGTAGTGCAGTGCGGAGgtgtggtgagggctctggctggggggatggggatgaggagtgTGGGGTGCATGAGGGTGCTCCacgctgggatcgaggggttcggagtgcgggaaggggatcagggctggggcagagggttggggcgtggggagaggctcaggggtacTGGCtttgggcggcacttacctcaagcagctcctggaagcagcagcatgtcccttctcaggCTCCTCACAGAGGCACGGCTCTGTGCGTTGCTCCCGTCCGCAggtactgcccctgcagctcctattggctgcggttcccggccaatgggagctgcagtggtggtgcttggggtgggagcagtgtGCAGactggagccccctggctgcccctacacatgttgctgcttccaggagctatgTGAAGTGGCCCCCAACCCTGCGCTGTGGTTGGagtgccagagcggggcaagccccagactccactccccagtgggagctcgagggctggctTAAAACAGCTGGCAGGACGGATCCAGCTCACGGgccataatttgcccacccctTGTCTAATGTGATGCTGAAGTTGCAAGCCTCATTAACAGGAAGGATGGTATAGTCTTCAGGGATAGAGAAGGGGAACTCACAGGCTGCTGAGAGAATCTGATGTGTGGCTACAGGCAGATCTGAACCCTTCATCCTAATGatgaaaaaagtgttttaatcAACTGTCCTTgagcctttccctccctcctgtgcccccaACTCAGAGCCTAAGTATATGTAGTGAGAGTTGACTGTTTGCTACATTGAATTCCTGAAGTCAGGTCTTCACTGACCCCAGACAGGTGGCTCTTTCCTCCTGTCTTGCATCAGTATCAAGTGTGGTGTGAGAGCCTTATAAGAACCTAGACAGACCCAGCTCTGTATGCAGGTGGAGAAAGCAGAGCCTATGGATAGGCTGGAAGAGTGTTACTCAGTAGGGGatcaaggggagggagagaggaaagtgAATCTGAGTCTGTTTGGTCTCATTGTGACTGGTTTCTCTTCATGTTGTgggtccttctctctcttttaggTTTTGGTGCCTGGGATCATGTTTGCAGCCTGCGATTCAAACCCTTCCAGCGGATGCAGGTGCCTGACTCACTGCCATGAATGCAGTCTGTCTGTTTCTGCTAATGTAACTAGAATTCTCAGAAATATTTACCTCTAATGGCCCAAGATTTGTTTCCTCTTTGGAGAGGAACAGGATACACTGACTGAGCTTGTTGTATTCTTGGTGTGTCAGTCTTCCtagaatcagaggggtagccatgttagtctgtattcacaaaaacaacaaggagtctggtggcatcttaaagactaacagatttatttggacataagcttttgtgggtaaaaaaaaacaaaccacttcttcagatgcatggagtgaaaattacagatacaggcataaatatagtggcacatgaagagaagggagttaccttacaagtggagaaccagtgctgaccaggccaattcagtcagggtggatgtggtccactcccaataattgaggaggaggtgtcaataccaagagagggaaaattgctttgtAATGAGCCAGTTgctcccagtccttattcaagcccaaattaatgcctgatatcagacatcaggaatggtaacatacaaaagccagtaggagaacacttcagtctccctggacattcaataacagatttaacaTTAGACATCcttcaacaaaaacttcaaacacagacttcaaagagaaactgcagagctacaattcaattgcaaacttaacaccattaatttgggcttgaatagggagtGGGAGTCTtcctaggacaggggttctcaaactgggggttgggaccctcAGGGGGTcccaaggttattacatggggggtcgtgagctgccagcctccaccccaaaccctgcttttccTACAGCATTTATTATGGtgttaaaaaagtgtttttaatttataaggggggttgcacttggaagcttgctatgtgaaaggggtctccagtataaaagtttgagaatcactgtcctAGGAGACTTTCTCACCTTTCTGTGTCCTCCCTCAAACTCCTGATATTAGCAGCTGGAGGGATGATTCCTGGTGGAAGCTCTAGAGATTGCCTATCACCTTTCCCTGTTAAAGGAGAGTTGTGGGCAGTTCCTGATGGAGCTGCACAATGCATGCTGAGTCTATGCTGTGtgataatattttctgtctctctctttcccctaatAGGTATGGGATGCCTGTTCAGAAGCCATGATAATCTTTGATAAAAACAACTTAGAAGACATGGGTTATGTAGTGGAGAACAATGTCATTATGTCTGCTCTAACCAAACAGTTAGATGCAGTGTCAGGTAGGCGATAattgctttcattttttattcACAGTGTGGGAGCTCTCAGTGAGTTGCATTCAGCAGGGAGCTCTGGaacaggggaagagagagggaggaaatccATTCAGCAGATAACTCGGAGGTTTATGGAGAAGTCAGTCCCTCTGGGTTAGGAAGAGGTACTTGTTCTTGGTGGAACTTTATCTAAGCCTTCTATCTTGTGTCCTTTTCTAGACTTCACGCATGCACTCACTGTGGTATCTTATGTTTTGTTGTGAAGCGTCTTTAACTTTCAACTCAGCTATTTGGGAGATTATCAGACTCTGCAGTGATGGGGGCAATACAAGTGCCTAGATTGCTTCATTGTGCCCTAAGGGTAGGTGTCAGTGGGGTCAGCTCTGAGAGTCATTGTGTTGCTTAGCTGTGTCTTGCCTTTTGCTCTCTTTTGTAACTTTCCTTTTCTCATGTCTGTATCATGCTGTGACCCTGCTATGTTGTGTTCCATCAGATCAGGTGGAGGTTCTCTACAGGAGCAGAGCAGTTGGGTATACCTGGCCCCTTTCCTGTCATCTCTCTGACACAAGCCCTTGGGTCAAAATTGACTTAGCTGATGGACGCAGACTAGAGACCAAACTGCTGGTAACTAAACTTCCATTTT of the Eretmochelys imbricata isolate rEreImb1 chromosome 6, rEreImb1.hap1, whole genome shotgun sequence genome contains:
- the FAM161B gene encoding protein FAM161B isoform X1, with amino-acid sequence MGSPGGGAGARTRTREVFPPQDSSDSEPETERVGGITQPRTDEQLDFLQAGKEMAAASGSAKGYYDTLQALKMKNRQYLLELGLLYQVKLESDQKPFKEELEDFFQDNGRLTLQGKPYEASRSSIISQSSSLTDLNLDSPWDQQNPLSLPQSHLRPKTAASTWVSTITIPKPFKMTLREAHKKPQVMKSRASLEMEKQRNKRQSQEEAECQKQFRAQPVPAHVYLPLYQEIMEQNEIRREVATQKRKELLLSTQRPFSFLEKEDKKKEAIRQKVLAALAPVENSKPKGSKTVPKSIYNPVLGDKLKEAELYRKIRIQMRAKDLLENSLAPIDPSNRQREPQARIATKTKQEKLSFLQDNFSFKPRINPAVPDFERLYWVFQREAIRIREVKEPTRNQPFKLRTSNLHCRQRQANEQKMKQPSKAPVQRSCSLTGLSSLSCNTLPVHITDATRKRESAMRYSQEDKKSRENEGIHWMEIQRKKCQAMHKSMSSRAKAMDPHKSLKETHKEKMKQNWQNDRKRTKEYKKELEEMQIRVKNRPYLFEQVTKHDARQEAERHYRDTLCQVGLNEEFVRNKGRDATDLPKEEETETRRAQESQRDTDIGTIQEEES